Proteins encoded within one genomic window of Deltaproteobacteria bacterium:
- a CDS encoding DUF2249 domain-containing protein has protein sequence MDRKEWEKKKESFEVIDVRKLTGNFLPMVLKKAGTLSVGEGICVIQSFEPIPLYSALADLGFEHLTEKISDNEYRVYFYRTEHKESILPGGMDVPLKPTAMLNFKEIDNELANIIVPFWKLIWEREAPAIDQKTRYLLSLANGVGGGRYRQATRELVKGYAAGVTVAELDEIFSMFVWNQGVGTFASEIGPSPLFGAYIPSLTSLL, from the coding sequence ATGGATAGGAAAGAGTGGGAAAAGAAGAAAGAATCCTTTGAGGTCATAGATGTGAGAAAGCTGACGGGCAATTTCCTGCCAATGGTCCTCAAGAAGGCGGGAACCCTTTCTGTTGGTGAAGGAATATGTGTAATTCAGAGCTTCGAGCCCATTCCGCTGTATTCTGCCCTGGCTGATTTGGGCTTTGAACATTTGACTGAAAAGATCTCAGACAACGAATATCGGGTATATTTTTATAGAACTGAGCATAAGGAATCAATCCTTCCAGGAGGAATGGATGTTCCGCTGAAGCCGACGGCTATGCTGAATTTTAAAGAGATTGACAATGAACTGGCAAATATCATTGTCCCATTTTGGAAATTGATATGGGAGAGGGAAGCCCCCGCCATTGATCAGAAAACAAGGTACCTGCTGTCTTTGGCAAACGGTGTTGGGGGAGGGCGATACCGCCAAGCGACGAGAGAACTGGTAAAAGGGTATGCCGCTGGTGTTACTGTAGCGGAACTGGATGAGATCTTTTCCATGTTTGTCTGGAACCAGGGAGTCGGCACCTTCGCCTCAGAGATTGGGCCTTCGCCACTATTTGGCGCATATATCCCAAGTTTGACAAGTCTTTTGTAA
- a CDS encoding FprA family A-type flavoprotein, producing MGVPRQLKPNIYSVGAVDWDRRLFDELIPLPDGTSYNAYLVRGGERTALIDTVDPTMTEVLTKNLHQLEVKDINYVIVNHAEQDHSGSLPQILDMYPPAKVVCTKKCKVMLMDLLLIPEDKFITVEDGETLSLGDKTLEFIHAPWVHWPETMFTYLREDKVLFTCDFLGSHLATSGLFVTDEATVYEAAKRYYAEIMMPFRTTIKKNLERIKDLDIEIIVPSHGPTYNRPEFILSAYRDWVSDEVKNEVVIPYVSMHESTKRMVDYLMDALIERAITVKPFNLTKTDIGELAMALVDAATIVIASPTVLVGPHPNVVYAVYLANALRPKLKFASIIGSYGWGSRMVEQIKGITSNLKVELFDPIVVKGLPKEEDFKALDSLADEILNKHKEYNIIKSEG from the coding sequence ATGGGTGTTCCAAGACAATTAAAACCAAATATTTACTCAGTCGGTGCAGTTGACTGGGATAGGAGGTTATTTGATGAACTCATACCCCTGCCCGATGGAACAAGCTATAATGCCTATTTGGTGAGGGGGGGAGAAAGGACAGCGCTGATAGATACGGTGGACCCAACGATGACGGAAGTGCTGACGAAGAATCTCCACCAGCTTGAGGTCAAGGATATTAATTATGTCATCGTCAATCACGCCGAGCAAGACCATTCAGGGTCATTGCCGCAGATACTGGATATGTATCCTCCTGCCAAAGTTGTCTGCACAAAAAAATGTAAGGTTATGCTCATGGATTTGCTTTTAATCCCTGAGGACAAGTTTATAACGGTGGAAGATGGAGAGACTCTGTCATTAGGGGACAAAACCCTGGAGTTCATTCATGCGCCCTGGGTCCACTGGCCAGAGACGATGTTCACATATTTAAGGGAAGACAAAGTACTTTTTACGTGTGATTTTCTTGGTTCCCATCTGGCCACCAGCGGTCTGTTTGTAACCGATGAGGCCACTGTATATGAGGCAGCCAAGAGATACTATGCAGAGATCATGATGCCGTTCAGGACAACCATCAAGAAGAACTTGGAGAGGATAAAGGATCTGGATATAGAGATAATTGTGCCGAGTCATGGGCCGACCTATAACAGGCCGGAATTCATCCTAAGTGCTTATAGAGATTGGGTCTCTGATGAGGTAAAGAATGAAGTGGTTATACCTTATGTCTCAATGCATGAGAGCACAAAGAGGATGGTCGATTATCTGATGGACGCTTTGATCGAAAGAGCTATCACTGTTAAGCCCTTCAATCTGACAAAGACCGACATTGGAGAACTGGCCATGGCCCTGGTAGATGCGGCAACAATAGTAATAGCATCACCCACGGTCTTAGTTGGCCCACATCCAAATGTGGTTTATGCGGTCTATCTTGCCAATGCCCTGAGACCAAAGCTGAAATTCGCATCGATTATTGGATCATATGGCTGGGGTAGCAGGATGGTGGAACAAATTAAGGGGATAACTTCAAATTTAAAGGTAGAGTTGTTTGATCCCATCGTTGTAAAAGGCCTTCCTAAAGAAGAGGATTTCAAGGCATTGGACAGCCTGGCAGATGAAATATTAAACAAGCATAAGGAATACAATATCATTAAAAGTGAGGGATAA
- a CDS encoding rubredoxin gives MKKYRCTVCGYIYDPEEGDPDNGIASGTPFEELPDDWVCPLCGASKDDFELEE, from the coding sequence ATGAAGAAATATAGATGCACGGTATGCGGGTATATCTATGATCCCGAGGAGGGGGATCCGGACAATGGAATCGCCTCTGGTACCCCCTTTGAGGAGCTTCCTGACGATTGGGTATGTCCGTTGTGTGGGGCGAGCAAGGACGATTTCGAACTTGAGGAATAA